In one window of Holophagales bacterium DNA:
- a CDS encoding biotin/lipoyl-binding protein, producing MKLKNLATGTVHEIAAERGDIPRGARAVRDGLTTWVHFRGETWRLARLVERPGAREEEEHDLRAPMPGVVARVLAEEGQVVEKGTPLLVLSAMKMEHEIRSPRPGRLVKLFRAVGERVDMGDPLAEIE from the coding sequence ATGAAGCTGAAGAACCTCGCGACGGGAACCGTCCACGAAATTGCGGCCGAACGGGGCGATATTCCCCGCGGCGCCCGGGCCGTGCGGGACGGCCTGACGACCTGGGTCCACTTCCGCGGCGAAACGTGGCGTCTCGCGCGCCTCGTCGAGAGGCCTGGCGCGCGCGAGGAGGAGGAACACGACCTGCGCGCTCCGATGCCGGGCGTCGTCGCGCGCGTCCTCGCCGAAGAGGGACAGGTCGTCGAGAAGGGGACGCCGCTCCTCGTCCTTTCCGCGATGAAGATGGAGCACGAGATCCGGAGCCCGCGGCCGGGGCGGCTCGTGAAGCTCTTCCGCGCCGTGGGGGAGAGGGTCGACATGGGCGACCCGCTCGCGGAGATCGAGTGA
- a CDS encoding hydroxymethylglutaryl-CoA lyase, whose translation MTGSGRVTVVEVGPRDGLQNERGFVPTGVKVAFVEALADAGLPVVETTAFVSPRAIPQLADSAEVFSRVRKKPGVRYPVLVPNEKGLTRALAAGAREIALFTAATDTFNLRNTNATVEESFGRFAPVLVRAKAEGLRVRGYVSTVFGCPYEGRVDAAKAAAVAARLYEAGCGEISLGDTIGVAVPTQVADVVGRLREAGVPIGRIALHMHDTRGTALANVVEGLREGVRVFDSSAGGLGGCPYAPGAAGNLATEDLVYLLHGMDFETGIDLSKVAQASQVLAETTGRPPVSRVFAALRGAS comes from the coding sequence GTGACGGGGTCGGGGCGGGTCACGGTCGTCGAGGTGGGGCCGCGGGATGGCCTCCAGAACGAGCGGGGATTCGTCCCGACCGGCGTGAAGGTCGCCTTCGTCGAGGCGCTCGCGGACGCCGGCCTGCCCGTCGTCGAGACGACCGCTTTCGTCTCGCCGCGGGCGATTCCGCAGCTCGCCGACTCGGCAGAGGTCTTCTCGCGCGTGAGAAAGAAGCCCGGCGTGCGGTATCCGGTCCTGGTCCCGAACGAGAAGGGGCTCACGAGAGCGCTCGCGGCCGGGGCCCGCGAGATCGCGCTCTTCACCGCCGCGACGGACACGTTCAACCTGCGGAACACGAACGCCACGGTCGAGGAGTCGTTCGGCCGTTTCGCGCCGGTCCTGGTCCGGGCGAAAGCAGAAGGCCTCCGCGTCCGGGGCTACGTCTCGACCGTCTTCGGCTGCCCGTACGAGGGGCGCGTCGACGCCGCGAAGGCCGCCGCCGTCGCGGCACGCCTCTACGAGGCCGGGTGCGGGGAGATCTCTCTCGGCGACACCATCGGCGTCGCCGTTCCGACGCAGGTCGCCGACGTCGTCGGACGCCTCCGGGAGGCGGGCGTGCCGATCGGCCGGATCGCCCTGCACATGCACGACACGCGCGGCACCGCCCTCGCGAACGTCGTCGAAGGCCTCCGGGAGGGGGTCCGGGTCTTCGATTCGTCCGCAGGCGGGCTCGGAGGCTGTCCCTATGCGCCAGGAGCGGCGGGAAATCTCGCTACCGAGGATCTGGTCTACCTCCTCCACGGAATGGACTTCGAGACCGGGATCGACCTGTCGAAGGTGGCCCAGGCGTCGCAGGTCCTCGCCGAGACGACCGGCCGCCCGCCGGTCTCGCGCGTCTTCGCGGCGCTCCGGGGCGCCTCCTGA
- a CDS encoding response regulator — MAIKILLADDSLTIQKVVELTFSDAETRLMAVGSGDRAVQALDDFQPDIVLADVVMPGLTGYDVCEAVKRRSGGPFVPVVLLTGTFEPFDRARAERVGSDAIVTKPFDSHALQGLVRDLVTRARAARQDAETAALAAPPPAPEPPPTMILSATELEEEIPATAPGAEDTGATQAMPALDLNEALLPPFVAREEVLPVEDANYRTMAMKIPTPEELAAAAPIDAFEPPPPPAFHEPEPAAAVPPPSPPFYEPEPISLAPPPPSPFYRPELVPSVEPPPAFVAETERAGVEPPPPFDFEPVTAADPPAPPAFYELEPAFVPPVPPPPPAFYEPEPAFEPPPPPPPPMAFEPEPAAFIPPPPPPPPAFYEPEAELHTEPPATFDTRSVETVEPFFEEAGSPEAPVPAEEAGSPFAALSEAEAVPAAEEVEVAFSAEDSDAVALETAPAENVAFEVPAEESVPQSEEPAAAPAAAVEESIEPFPEMDEPVLSSEAEAAPWDEGPAVEIPPPPPELSGAPEETDGTEPVTRDIEADLEAFEASGRVRRRPEIWERHAALIGEETPTDIDMPDSSEALQDVEPMPMGEPTSSELEEMAAAARLEDLSALIPAAPVAAVATVAPPPPTAAAEAVADAAVTTAPLGNAAGSALSEGDVDRIARRVVQLLSDKAVRDIAWEVVPEYAERLVRERIAEVERAG, encoded by the coding sequence ATGGCGATCAAGATCCTGCTCGCGGACGACAGCCTGACTATCCAGAAGGTCGTCGAGCTGACCTTCTCGGACGCAGAGACCCGCCTCATGGCCGTCGGGAGCGGCGACCGGGCCGTACAGGCCCTCGACGACTTCCAGCCGGACATCGTCCTGGCCGACGTCGTCATGCCAGGCCTGACGGGCTACGACGTCTGCGAGGCGGTAAAGCGGCGTTCCGGTGGACCATTCGTCCCCGTCGTCCTCCTGACCGGGACCTTCGAGCCATTCGACCGGGCCCGGGCGGAGCGGGTGGGCAGCGACGCCATCGTGACCAAGCCGTTCGATTCACACGCCCTGCAGGGGCTCGTCCGTGACCTCGTCACCCGGGCTCGAGCCGCCCGCCAGGACGCAGAGACCGCGGCCCTCGCCGCCCCGCCGCCCGCTCCCGAGCCGCCACCGACCATGATCCTCTCGGCCACCGAGCTGGAAGAGGAGATCCCGGCGACGGCGCCGGGCGCCGAGGACACGGGGGCGACGCAGGCGATGCCGGCCCTCGACCTGAACGAAGCGCTCCTGCCGCCTTTCGTCGCCCGGGAGGAGGTCCTGCCCGTCGAGGACGCGAACTACCGGACGATGGCGATGAAGATTCCCACGCCGGAAGAGCTCGCCGCAGCGGCCCCGATCGACGCGTTCGAACCGCCGCCGCCTCCCGCGTTCCACGAGCCGGAGCCTGCGGCGGCCGTCCCGCCTCCTTCGCCTCCTTTCTACGAGCCAGAGCCGATTTCGCTCGCTCCTCCGCCGCCCTCTCCGTTCTACAGGCCGGAACTGGTTCCCTCCGTCGAACCCCCGCCGGCCTTCGTCGCCGAGACGGAGCGCGCGGGCGTCGAGCCTCCTCCTCCCTTCGATTTCGAGCCGGTCACCGCCGCGGATCCTCCTGCTCCGCCCGCGTTCTACGAGCTGGAACCGGCATTCGTGCCTCCGGTGCCTCCTCCTCCTCCCGCGTTCTACGAGCCGGAACCGGCATTCGAGCCTCCGCCCCCTCCTCCTCCCCCCATGGCGTTCGAGCCGGAGCCTGCGGCGTTCATCCCACCGCCACCTCCTCCTCCGCCCGCGTTCTACGAGCCCGAAGCCGAACTCCACACCGAACCGCCGGCGACTTTCGATACCAGGTCGGTAGAGACCGTCGAACCCTTCTTCGAGGAGGCGGGGAGTCCCGAGGCTCCCGTTCCCGCTGAAGAAGCGGGATCGCCGTTCGCGGCGCTTTCTGAAGCCGAAGCCGTTCCCGCGGCCGAGGAGGTCGAGGTCGCGTTCTCCGCCGAAGATTCAGACGCCGTCGCCCTGGAGACGGCTCCTGCCGAGAACGTCGCCTTCGAGGTTCCGGCCGAAGAGTCCGTCCCGCAGTCCGAGGAGCCGGCCGCGGCGCCAGCCGCCGCGGTGGAGGAGTCCATCGAGCCGTTCCCGGAGATGGACGAGCCCGTCCTTTCGTCGGAGGCCGAAGCCGCTCCCTGGGACGAAGGTCCTGCGGTCGAGATTCCACCTCCTCCTCCGGAGCTCTCGGGGGCACCAGAAGAGACCGACGGGACGGAGCCCGTCACCCGGGACATCGAGGCCGATCTCGAAGCGTTCGAAGCCTCCGGCCGCGTGCGGCGCAGGCCCGAGATCTGGGAACGGCACGCCGCTCTCATCGGCGAGGAGACCCCGACCGACATCGACATGCCCGACTCCTCGGAGGCGCTGCAGGACGTCGAGCCGATGCCGATGGGCGAGCCGACGTCGTCCGAGCTGGAAGAGATGGCCGCCGCGGCCCGGCTCGAAGACCTCTCGGCCCTGATTCCGGCAGCCCCGGTCGCGGCCGTCGCGACAGTCGCACCGCCGCCGCCCACCGCCGCCGCCGAAGCCGTGGCCGACGCCGCGGTCACGACCGCGCCACTCGGAAACGCGGCGGGGTCCGCACTCTCCGAAGGCGACGTCGACCGGATCGCCCGCCGGGTCGTCCAGCTCCTCTCGGACAAGGCCGTCCGCGACATCGCGTGGGAGGTCGTGCCGGAGTACGCCGAGCGCCTCGTCCGCGAGCGGATCGCCGAGGTCGAGCGGGCCGGCTGA
- a CDS encoding valine--tRNA ligase gives MSSAPRPELDKRFDPQSFEMTWYRLQEESGQFRPEVASEDARPYTLVIPPPNVTGRLHVGHALGRTLEDVLARWKRMQGRAVLWVPGVDHAGIATQMVVERDLLERTGKSRHDLGREPFLAICREWADARRGDILNQIRRLGCSCDFSREYYTLDEARSKAVRRVFSELFHQGLAYRDSRMVNWCTRCATVLSDLEVNHVESSGHLWSVAYPLAGGSGEVVVATTRPETILGDTAVAVHPEDERYAALVGRQVRLPLTDRLIPVVADEMVDRTFGTGVVKITPAHDPNDFEAGRRHGLAQIAVIGFDGKMTAEAGAAYAGLERAAARKKVLADLRELGLRRDDKPHTSAVGRCQRCDTVLEPLVSLQWFVKIKPLADKAVAATEAREVTFTPELWKKTYDEWMKNIRDWCVSRQLWWGHEIPAWYCPEGHVTVPKPGEETDPSACASCGSAAITRDPDVFDTWFSSWLMPLSVLGWPDRTKDLSRFYPTDVMVTGFDILFFWVARMIMAGVWFDGRVPFREVFLHGLVRDEKGQKMSKTKGNVIDPLVMCDEYGADAVRFALAVLSGTGRDLPFGTTRVAASRAFATKVWNAARFAMGMLGEEKVAGEPDFASLGRVDRWILDRLSATAAKVNESLGVFRFDEAANALYAFFWTEFCDGYVEMVKQVLRDPDVAETEKVKTRAVLRHVLLDSLALLHPFMPFISCEIREALNGDGAKLPVLPYPAGRGDWSDPFAVEVVETLRETATRVRNLRAERGMAQTVELAAGLEVPEGPVAEALRSHAPLLVHMARLSSLVVAPKVELPGAFHEHVGVAGLVVSLPKMELSADDAAKIRKEIAALDKDAEGIGRKLSDASFLARAPEAVVEKVRRQLEELNARRGKLVANLGEGTVT, from the coding sequence ATGTCTTCCGCGCCCCGCCCCGAGCTCGACAAACGTTTCGATCCCCAGTCGTTCGAGATGACGTGGTACCGGCTCCAGGAGGAGTCGGGGCAGTTCCGTCCGGAAGTGGCGTCCGAGGACGCCCGGCCATACACCCTCGTCATTCCGCCGCCGAACGTCACGGGGCGCCTTCACGTCGGACACGCGCTGGGACGGACGCTCGAGGACGTCCTCGCGCGCTGGAAGCGGATGCAGGGGCGCGCGGTCCTCTGGGTCCCCGGAGTCGACCACGCCGGCATCGCCACGCAGATGGTCGTCGAGCGCGACCTCCTGGAGCGGACGGGCAAGAGCCGCCACGATCTCGGCCGCGAGCCGTTCCTGGCGATCTGCCGCGAATGGGCGGACGCCCGCCGCGGCGACATCCTGAACCAGATCCGCCGCCTCGGCTGCTCCTGCGACTTCTCCCGCGAGTACTACACGCTCGACGAGGCGCGGTCCAAGGCCGTACGCCGCGTCTTCAGCGAGCTGTTCCACCAGGGCCTCGCCTATCGCGACAGCCGGATGGTGAACTGGTGCACCCGCTGCGCGACGGTCCTCTCCGACCTCGAGGTGAACCACGTCGAGAGCTCGGGGCACCTCTGGTCCGTGGCGTACCCGCTCGCGGGCGGCAGCGGGGAAGTGGTCGTCGCGACGACGCGCCCCGAGACGATCCTCGGCGACACGGCGGTCGCGGTCCATCCCGAGGACGAGCGCTACGCGGCGCTCGTCGGCCGCCAGGTCCGCCTGCCGCTCACCGACCGCCTCATCCCCGTCGTCGCCGACGAGATGGTCGACCGCACCTTCGGGACGGGCGTCGTGAAGATCACGCCCGCCCACGACCCGAACGACTTCGAGGCGGGGCGGCGGCACGGTCTCGCCCAGATCGCCGTCATCGGATTCGACGGGAAGATGACCGCCGAGGCGGGCGCAGCGTACGCCGGGCTCGAGCGGGCCGCGGCCCGCAAGAAGGTCCTGGCCGACCTCAGGGAGCTGGGTCTTCGCCGCGACGACAAGCCTCACACCTCCGCCGTGGGACGCTGCCAGCGGTGCGACACCGTCCTGGAGCCCCTCGTCTCGCTCCAGTGGTTCGTGAAGATCAAGCCGCTGGCCGACAAGGCGGTCGCGGCGACCGAGGCCCGCGAGGTCACCTTCACCCCAGAGCTCTGGAAGAAGACGTACGACGAGTGGATGAAGAACATCCGCGACTGGTGCGTCTCCAGGCAGCTCTGGTGGGGGCACGAGATCCCGGCCTGGTACTGCCCCGAGGGCCACGTCACGGTGCCGAAGCCGGGAGAAGAGACCGATCCGTCCGCGTGCGCGTCCTGCGGCAGCGCGGCGATCACGCGCGACCCCGACGTTTTCGACACGTGGTTCTCCTCCTGGCTCATGCCTCTCTCGGTTCTCGGCTGGCCGGACAGGACGAAGGACCTCTCCCGCTTCTACCCGACGGACGTCATGGTCACCGGCTTCGACATCCTCTTCTTCTGGGTCGCACGGATGATCATGGCCGGCGTCTGGTTCGACGGCCGCGTCCCCTTCCGGGAGGTCTTCCTGCACGGCCTCGTCCGCGACGAGAAGGGCCAGAAGATGTCGAAGACGAAGGGGAACGTCATCGACCCGCTCGTCATGTGCGACGAGTACGGTGCCGACGCCGTCCGCTTCGCCCTCGCCGTCCTCTCGGGGACCGGGCGCGACCTGCCGTTCGGGACGACACGCGTCGCGGCCTCGCGCGCCTTCGCGACGAAAGTCTGGAACGCAGCCCGCTTCGCCATGGGGATGCTCGGCGAGGAGAAGGTCGCCGGCGAGCCCGATTTCGCCTCGCTCGGACGGGTCGACCGGTGGATTCTCGACCGGCTCTCCGCGACGGCGGCGAAGGTGAACGAGTCGCTCGGGGTCTTTCGCTTCGACGAGGCCGCCAACGCCCTCTACGCCTTCTTCTGGACCGAGTTCTGCGACGGTTACGTCGAGATGGTCAAGCAGGTCCTGCGCGACCCGGACGTCGCCGAGACCGAGAAGGTGAAGACGCGCGCGGTCCTGCGCCACGTCCTCCTCGACTCGCTGGCGCTTCTCCATCCCTTCATGCCCTTCATCTCCTGCGAGATTCGCGAGGCGCTGAACGGCGACGGGGCGAAGCTGCCGGTCCTCCCGTACCCGGCCGGGCGCGGCGACTGGAGCGACCCATTCGCCGTGGAGGTCGTCGAGACGCTCCGCGAGACGGCCACCCGCGTGAGGAACCTGCGAGCCGAGCGCGGCATGGCCCAGACCGTCGAGCTCGCTGCGGGCCTCGAGGTGCCCGAGGGCCCCGTAGCCGAGGCGCTCCGTTCGCACGCGCCGCTCCTCGTCCACATGGCCCGGCTCTCGAGCCTCGTCGTGGCGCCGAAGGTCGAGCTCCCGGGCGCCTTCCACGAGCACGTCGGCGTGGCGGGCCTCGTGGTCTCGCTTCCGAAGATGGAGCTCTCCGCGGACGACGCGGCGAAGATCCGCAAGGAGATCGCGGCCCTCGACAAGGACGCCGAGGGCATCGGCCGAAAGCTCTCCGACGCGTCCTTCCTCGCCCGCGCGCCGGAGGCGGTCGTCGAGAAGGTGCGCCGCCAGCTCGAAGAGCTGAACGCCCGCCGCGGAAAGCTCGTGGCGAACCTGGGGGAGGGAACGGTCACGTGA
- a CDS encoding biotin--[acetyl-CoA-carboxylase] ligase, with product MTSPLGPIVPLGGPRFERIANVVLLGEASSTNDVARALVERMVTEETDLLPTCIVARRQTAGKGRAGRTWETAGDGAVAVSLVAPWPEGPDRIRVPVATGISLARSLSRAFGLDIRLKWPNDLLAGGRKVAGILVEGRFLQDGTGYVVVGLGLNVNATREELDGLNLPGATSLALEGAGAAALEGEAPLVAVLFALDALLVGEIPDLPAAFAEVTIHQPGDALEVRDGEKVVRGRYAGLSKDGLLRLELETGPIELISGDVTSF from the coding sequence GTGACGAGCCCGCTCGGTCCCATCGTGCCGCTCGGCGGCCCGCGTTTCGAGAGGATCGCCAACGTCGTCCTGCTCGGCGAGGCCAGCTCGACGAACGACGTCGCGCGGGCCCTGGTGGAGCGGATGGTGACCGAGGAGACGGACCTCCTTCCGACCTGCATCGTGGCCCGTCGCCAGACCGCCGGAAAGGGCCGCGCCGGCCGGACCTGGGAAACTGCGGGAGACGGGGCCGTCGCCGTGTCGCTCGTGGCGCCGTGGCCCGAGGGGCCGGACCGGATCCGCGTTCCGGTGGCCACCGGAATCTCGCTCGCCCGCTCCCTCTCGCGCGCCTTCGGGCTCGACATTCGCCTGAAATGGCCGAACGATCTCCTCGCCGGCGGCCGGAAGGTTGCGGGAATCCTCGTGGAGGGCCGGTTCCTTCAGGACGGAACCGGATACGTCGTCGTCGGCCTCGGGCTGAACGTGAACGCCACCCGCGAGGAGCTCGACGGCCTGAACCTCCCGGGCGCGACGTCGCTCGCACTGGAAGGGGCCGGCGCCGCGGCGCTCGAGGGAGAGGCCCCGCTCGTCGCGGTGCTCTTCGCGCTCGATGCCCTTCTCGTCGGAGAGATCCCCGACCTCCCGGCGGCCTTCGCCGAGGTGACGATCCACCAGCCGGGCGACGCCCTGGAGGTGCGGGACGGGGAAAAGGTCGTTCGGGGCCGGTACGCCGGGCTCTCGAAGGACGGCCTCCTCCGGCTCGAGCTCGAGACGGGCCCCATCGAGCTGATCTCCGGCGACGTGACGTCGTTCTGA
- a CDS encoding type III pantothenate kinase, with translation MGLLLALDVGNTNTVIGFFQADVLVATARLTTVRERTSDEHSLFLRAVIEAKGRKVEEIDDVIVSSVVPSQDFPIRTACRDAFGIDPLFVAPGVKTGMKILYDHPSEVGADRIVNAVAAVAAHGAPCIVVDFGTATTFDVVTAAGDYLGGVICPGPGISADALFSRAARLSRVDLHRPEKVVGKNTAQSIQSGLFWGVLAQAEGLVARIRAELGEPKMKVVVTGGLAPLFSAASPDLALVDSDLTLRGLKILHDRNADGRPPRRA, from the coding sequence ATGGGCCTTCTTCTCGCTCTCGACGTCGGCAACACGAACACCGTCATCGGCTTCTTCCAGGCCGATGTCCTCGTCGCGACCGCGCGCCTGACGACCGTCCGCGAGCGGACGTCCGACGAGCATTCCCTGTTCCTTCGGGCCGTCATCGAGGCGAAGGGCCGGAAGGTGGAGGAGATCGACGACGTCATCGTCTCCTCGGTCGTCCCGTCACAGGACTTCCCGATCCGGACCGCCTGCCGCGACGCCTTCGGCATCGACCCGCTCTTCGTCGCGCCGGGCGTGAAGACGGGCATGAAGATCCTCTACGACCACCCGTCGGAGGTCGGCGCGGACCGGATCGTGAACGCCGTGGCCGCCGTCGCGGCCCACGGCGCTCCGTGCATCGTCGTCGACTTCGGCACCGCCACGACGTTCGACGTCGTCACGGCCGCGGGCGACTACCTCGGGGGCGTCATCTGCCCCGGGCCCGGCATCAGCGCCGACGCCCTTTTCTCGCGGGCGGCGCGCTTGTCGCGCGTGGACCTCCATCGGCCGGAGAAGGTCGTGGGAAAGAACACCGCACAGAGCATCCAGTCGGGCCTCTTCTGGGGCGTCCTCGCGCAGGCGGAAGGGCTCGTTGCCCGCATCCGCGCCGAGCTCGGCGAGCCGAAGATGAAAGTCGTCGTCACGGGCGGCCTCGCCCCCCTCTTCTCTGCAGCCTCTCCCGACCTCGCCCTGGTCGACTCCGACCTCACGCTGCGCGGACTGAAGATCCTCCATGACCGGAACGCCGACGGACGCCCGCCCCGGCGTGCCTGA
- a CDS encoding class I SAM-dependent RNA methyltransferase, with protein MPRELTVERVVPGGSGLGRLDGAVTLVSGGLPGDRLLVDPQSDGPRLVRADVVSVIEPGPHRRPEEDVCPRARDGSCGGCDWPALRLESHGTLKEEILRDALRRIGRVPDAEVPQVRFVPSPRSYRLRSRLRWDGRGALGFVGKASSKVSDLVSCEVVSETLLSRLPAVREALAGARVPECELQTLEGRRGAPLLGELRFERPVPAPERIAAALQGPLDGVRVVVANRLAGSRGPAALEIEAGGARFRVSVSSFFQANRFLLDAFLDEARSVARAAAAEGTSRGALDLYAGAGFLTRPLLESGFDTDAVESDPSSSADLASNLASWRAEGLPGRGRAVATDVETHVSRMREPFDVVFADPPREGLSPVVRQALLRIRPRSLFLVSCDPATFARDLAALLPRLRVRSLTLLDLFPGTHHVETLAELERRP; from the coding sequence ATGCCGCGTGAGCTGACGGTCGAGCGTGTCGTCCCGGGAGGAAGCGGCCTCGGCCGGCTCGACGGCGCCGTGACGCTCGTCTCGGGAGGCCTCCCCGGCGACCGGCTCCTCGTCGATCCGCAGTCCGACGGTCCGCGGCTCGTCCGGGCGGACGTCGTCTCCGTGATCGAACCGGGGCCGCACCGCCGGCCCGAAGAGGACGTCTGCCCCCGGGCGCGGGACGGCTCCTGCGGCGGGTGCGACTGGCCGGCGCTGCGACTCGAGTCGCACGGAACGTTGAAGGAGGAGATCCTGCGCGACGCGCTGCGCCGGATCGGCCGCGTCCCGGACGCCGAGGTGCCGCAGGTCCGGTTCGTTCCGTCGCCGAGGAGCTACCGGCTGAGGAGCCGGCTGCGATGGGACGGGCGCGGCGCTCTCGGATTCGTCGGAAAGGCGTCCTCGAAGGTGTCGGATCTCGTCTCCTGCGAGGTCGTTTCGGAGACGCTCCTCTCGAGGCTTCCGGCCGTGAGAGAGGCCCTCGCCGGGGCTCGGGTACCCGAGTGCGAGCTGCAGACGCTGGAGGGGCGCCGGGGCGCCCCGCTCCTCGGCGAGCTGAGATTCGAGCGGCCCGTGCCGGCGCCGGAGCGGATCGCGGCGGCCCTCCAGGGTCCTCTCGACGGAGTCCGCGTGGTCGTGGCGAACCGGCTTGCGGGCTCTCGCGGCCCTGCCGCCCTCGAGATCGAGGCCGGCGGGGCGCGCTTTCGGGTGTCGGTCTCCTCGTTCTTCCAGGCGAACCGGTTCCTCCTCGACGCCTTCCTCGACGAGGCTCGCTCCGTGGCCCGGGCTGCCGCGGCCGAGGGGACGTCCCGCGGGGCGCTCGACCTCTACGCCGGGGCGGGCTTCCTGACGCGGCCCCTCCTCGAGTCGGGCTTCGACACGGACGCCGTCGAGTCGGACCCGTCCTCCTCGGCGGATCTCGCTTCGAACCTCGCCTCGTGGCGCGCCGAAGGGTTGCCCGGGCGCGGCCGGGCGGTGGCGACGGACGTGGAAACACACGTATCGCGCATGCGCGAGCCGTTCGACGTCGTCTTTGCCGACCCGCCGCGCGAGGGGCTCTCGCCCGTCGTCCGGCAAGCGCTCCTGAGAATCCGGCCGAGGAGTCTCTTCCTCGTCTCGTGCGACCCGGCCACGTTCGCGCGCGACCTCGCCGCCCTCCTTCCGCGCCTGCGCGTTCGCTCGCTCACCCTTCTCGATCTCTTCCCCGGAACGCACCACGTGGAGACGCTCGCCGAGCTGGAACGGCGGCCGTGA